The following are from one region of the Petrotoga sibirica DSM 13575 genome:
- the rplA gene encoding 50S ribosomal protein L1, producing the protein MPKHGKKYREVAKLVDKKKNYSIEEALDLVKKTSYTKFDGTVELHILLGIDPKKGDQNVRGTISLPKGTGKNVKVLVFAEGEKAEQAKQAGADFVGSDDLIDKINNEGWTDFDVAIASPEVMRKIGRLGKVLGPRGLMPSPKAGTVTDDVAQAVKEFKAGKVEVRNDRTGNIHIPIGKVSFDKMDLQENLISALEQLMKMKPENSKGKFIRKAAIAATMGPGINIDLSTLSLTSVA; encoded by the coding sequence ATGCCAAAACATGGGAAAAAGTATAGAGAAGTGGCAAAACTTGTTGACAAAAAGAAAAATTACAGTATTGAAGAAGCCTTGGATTTAGTTAAAAAGACTTCGTACACAAAATTTGATGGTACGGTGGAGTTACATATTCTTTTGGGAATAGATCCTAAAAAGGGAGATCAAAACGTTAGAGGTACGATTTCTTTGCCCAAAGGGACGGGTAAAAATGTAAAAGTTTTAGTTTTTGCAGAAGGAGAAAAGGCCGAGCAGGCTAAGCAAGCAGGTGCTGATTTTGTTGGTTCGGATGACCTAATAGATAAAATAAACAATGAAGGCTGGACTGATTTTGATGTAGCAATTGCTTCTCCTGAAGTAATGAGAAAGATAGGAAGACTTGGTAAAGTATTAGGTCCACGAGGTCTTATGCCTTCTCCAAAAGCAGGAACAGTAACCGATGACGTGGCGCAAGCGGTTAAAGAGTTTAAAGCTGGTAAGGTGGAAGTTAGAAATGACAGAACAGGAAACATACACATCCCTATAGGGAAGGTTTCTTTCGATAAAATGGATTTACAAGAAAATTTAATTTCTGCTCTTGAACAATTAATGAAGATGAAACCTGAAAATTCAAAGGGGAAATTTATTAGAAAAGCTGCGATCGCTGCAACAATGGGACCAGGGATCAATATCGATTTAAGTACATTATCTTTAACATCCGTTGCCTAA
- the rplK gene encoding 50S ribosomal protein L11 encodes MAKKLLRVVKLQLEAGKATPAPPVGPALGQYGVNLMEFCKKFNAATADQAGTLLPVEISVFEDRSFTFIVKTPPASFLVKKAAGLKSAAKEPGKEVVAKIKRKQLREIAEIKMKDLNAKDLDAATKIIAGTARSMGIEIED; translated from the coding sequence ATGGCAAAAAAGCTTTTGAGGGTTGTAAAATTACAATTGGAAGCCGGCAAAGCGACACCTGCTCCACCTGTAGGGCCAGCACTGGGGCAATATGGTGTAAATTTGATGGAATTTTGTAAGAAGTTCAACGCAGCAACTGCGGATCAGGCAGGAACATTGTTGCCGGTAGAAATATCTGTTTTTGAAGATAGGTCTTTTACGTTTATAGTAAAAACTCCTCCCGCTTCTTTTTTGGTAAAAAAAGCCGCAGGTCTTAAATCCGCTGCTAAGGAACCAGGCAAAGAAGTTGTTGCCAAAATTAAGAGGAAACAGCTTCGTGAGATTGCTGAAATTAAGATGAAAGATCTGAACGCTAAGGATTTAGATGCAGCAACAAAGATTATTGCGGGAACCGCTAGAAGTATGGGAATAGAAATTGAAGATTAA
- a CDS encoding transcription termination/antitermination NusG family protein, which produces MRKEWYVLQVYSGMENKVKETLEERMKNLGYEKYFGKIIIPEVDELNYSNRRVQKIYIEKEAQIFVKKGKDVKKGDILAREPEIFAKTTGKMVDIKNFRKILVETEGKKYSKTFLIPESAGLLAGLKAGKKVRSETPFTKNLEYKSDVDGEIVSVEKIKRVVIENESKENDIYLLPRETFIHEKFKVGSKVQIGDKLCEPKEYKAKFSGRIDIRETPFHKEIKIIKTKKKNLFPGYVFVETMYTKETEELVNNLPYVSTILNIGGKPVKLNKNEVRAVLRLMGEEAYQKRQVKEIRTDFEVGEHVKIINGPFEYFTGKIKDYDLEKQEVQVVVTMFGRETTVTLSLGEIEKIID; this is translated from the coding sequence ATGCGAAAAGAATGGTATGTCCTGCAAGTTTATTCTGGAATGGAAAATAAAGTCAAAGAAACTCTCGAAGAGAGGATGAAGAATTTAGGGTATGAAAAGTATTTTGGAAAAATAATAATACCTGAAGTTGATGAACTGAATTATAGTAATAGAAGAGTACAGAAAATCTATATTGAAAAAGAAGCTCAGATATTTGTTAAAAAAGGTAAGGATGTAAAGAAGGGAGATATTTTAGCAAGAGAGCCAGAAATATTTGCAAAAACAACGGGAAAGATGGTAGATATAAAAAATTTCAGAAAAATCTTAGTTGAGACAGAAGGGAAAAAGTATTCAAAGACTTTTCTAATACCAGAAAGTGCTGGTTTATTAGCCGGATTAAAGGCTGGAAAAAAAGTACGATCAGAGACTCCATTTACTAAAAACCTTGAGTATAAGAGTGATGTTGATGGAGAAATTGTCTCTGTTGAAAAAATTAAAAGAGTAGTTATTGAAAATGAATCGAAAGAAAACGATATCTATTTATTGCCTCGAGAAACCTTTATTCATGAGAAATTTAAAGTGGGAAGTAAAGTACAAATAGGCGATAAATTATGTGAGCCTAAAGAGTACAAAGCAAAATTTTCGGGAAGGATCGATATTAGAGAGACTCCTTTTCACAAGGAGATAAAGATTATAAAAACAAAAAAGAAAAATTTATTTCCAGGTTATGTTTTTGTTGAAACGATGTATACAAAAGAAACTGAAGAATTGGTTAACAATTTACCTTATGTATCTACTATTTTAAACATAGGTGGGAAGCCCGTAAAATTGAATAAAAATGAGGTAAGGGCTGTTCTTAGATTAATGGGTGAAGAAGCTTATCAAAAAAGGCAAGTTAAAGAGATTAGAACCGATTTCGAAGTAGGAGAGCATGTCAAGATTATAAATGGTCCTTTTGAATATTTTACAGGTAAAATTAAAGATTATGATTTGGAAAAACAAGAAGTGCAAGTTGTAGTAACTATGTTTGGACGTGAAACTACAGTGACACTATCTTTAGGAGAAATTGAAAAGATCATTGATTAA
- the secE gene encoding preprotein translocase subunit SecE — protein sequence MSKFWIFLTSVWQEAKKINWPTRKELLNSTLVVLIVIAIFTVYLFAIDFGLLQLFSWLVYPVFLRGSGVPSR from the coding sequence ATGTCTAAATTTTGGATTTTTTTAACTTCCGTTTGGCAAGAGGCAAAGAAAATCAATTGGCCTACGAGAAAAGAGTTGTTGAATTCTACATTGGTTGTGTTGATTGTTATAGCAATTTTTACTGTATATCTCTTTGCTATAGATTTTGGACTTTTGCAACTGTTCTCTTGGTTGGTTTATCCTGTTTTCTTAAGAGGAAGTGGAGTACCTTCTAGATAA
- the rpmG gene encoding 50S ribosomal protein L33 — MAAKTQIIKFSLKCTECNNRNYYKKKNRNYKEKIELKKYCPYCRKHTLHVEAKI; from the coding sequence TTGGCAGCTAAGACTCAAATTATAAAGTTTTCTTTGAAATGTACAGAATGTAATAATAGAAATTACTATAAAAAGAAAAATAGGAATTACAAAGAAAAAATTGAACTAAAAAAATACTGTCCTTATTGTAGGAAACATACTCTTCATGTGGAAGCAAAAATTTAA
- a CDS encoding ATP-dependent Clp protease ATP-binding subunit — MFDNFTERAAKVFIEAQNEAKQMGHPYVGTEHILLGLLKVGGGHLDTVFEEFNLYYNSIKMEIINVVGTNSTQGIIGSPQPTPRAKRILELAYDESELMGFNKIDAEHLLLGICREAEGIASHILKRSGINLTLMRKELTDMMIKGRSTGKMEIAKTEELEERKRQKQNALKQLEEYGTDLTAQAENHKLDPIIGREIEINRIMEILARRKKNNPVLIGEAGVGKSAIVEGLAQRIVEGQVPEILKNKSIFSLDITSIVAGTKYRGEFEKRMKKLMQILQKTEDIILFIDELHMIVEAGAAEGSSMDAANVLKPALANGEITVIGSTTANEYRKFIEKDSALERRFQKIYVTEPTIEETINILSGIKFKYEEHHKVKYNQAAIQSAVQLSVRYITDRHLPDKAIDVIDEAGAKARLRALTLPHKLKIQSEKIADFESKRNDSNIKENIEEKIKNMKEKYEEEYSKWRTEAENRIIQINEENIAEIISNWTGIPLRQLRTEEMEKLLNLEAVLHERVVGQNEAIKSVAKAIRRARSGLKDPRRPTGVFMFLGPTGVGKTELAKTLAAYLFGNETHLVRIDMSEYMEKFSVSRLVGAPPGYVGYDEGGQLTEIVRRRPYSVILLDEIEKAHVDVFNILLQIMDEGRLTDSQGRTVDFRNTIIIMTSNLGSEQINKTKRNLGFVEEGTVESEYKDIKQEVMSAVKKAFKPEFINRLDDVIVFHPLTKNQLKDIISIQLSDLKSRLEERNLVLSVKESTIDFLLEKGYDAVFGARPLKRAIQRYIEDPLSEELLKGKYEEGDKILVTHQKGKENLSFRRSPKSKKTIEKKVVNS, encoded by the coding sequence ATGTTTGATAATTTCACAGAAAGAGCCGCAAAAGTTTTTATTGAGGCTCAAAATGAAGCAAAACAGATGGGACATCCCTATGTTGGAACAGAACACATTTTATTGGGGCTGTTAAAAGTTGGAGGAGGTCATTTAGATACCGTATTTGAGGAATTTAATTTGTACTATAATTCTATTAAGATGGAAATAATAAATGTTGTTGGTACGAATTCCACACAGGGAATAATAGGTTCTCCACAACCAACTCCCAGAGCAAAAAGAATATTAGAGTTGGCATATGATGAATCTGAGCTTATGGGTTTCAATAAGATAGATGCCGAACATCTTCTTTTAGGTATCTGTAGAGAAGCAGAGGGGATAGCTTCTCATATATTGAAACGTTCCGGAATAAATCTAACTTTGATGAGAAAAGAATTAACAGATATGATGATAAAAGGCAGATCAACCGGAAAAATGGAGATTGCTAAAACCGAAGAGTTAGAGGAAAGAAAACGTCAAAAACAAAATGCACTTAAACAACTCGAAGAATATGGAACTGATTTAACCGCACAAGCCGAGAATCATAAATTGGATCCTATAATCGGAAGGGAAATAGAAATAAATCGAATAATGGAAATATTGGCAAGACGAAAAAAGAACAATCCTGTTTTGATAGGGGAGGCAGGTGTAGGAAAAAGCGCTATAGTCGAAGGTTTGGCTCAAAGAATTGTTGAAGGCCAAGTGCCAGAAATACTAAAAAATAAAAGTATTTTTTCCTTGGATATTACCTCGATAGTAGCGGGAACAAAATATCGTGGAGAATTTGAGAAACGAATGAAAAAATTGATGCAGATATTACAAAAGACTGAAGATATTATTCTTTTTATCGATGAATTGCATATGATTGTAGAGGCTGGTGCGGCTGAAGGTTCTTCCATGGACGCTGCCAATGTCTTAAAACCGGCTTTAGCAAATGGAGAAATTACGGTAATAGGCTCCACCACAGCGAATGAGTACAGAAAATTCATCGAAAAGGATTCTGCTCTTGAAAGACGATTCCAAAAGATATATGTAACTGAACCAACTATCGAAGAGACTATAAATATATTATCTGGAATCAAATTCAAATACGAGGAACATCACAAAGTCAAATATAACCAAGCTGCAATTCAATCAGCTGTTCAACTCTCGGTAAGGTATATTACAGATAGACACCTGCCAGATAAAGCAATAGATGTTATTGATGAAGCTGGAGCTAAAGCACGTTTAAGAGCTCTAACACTTCCACATAAACTAAAAATTCAGTCTGAAAAGATTGCAGATTTTGAAAGTAAAAGAAATGATTCCAATATTAAAGAAAACATTGAAGAAAAGATAAAAAACATGAAAGAAAAATACGAAGAAGAATACTCGAAATGGAGAACTGAAGCTGAAAATAGAATAATTCAAATAAATGAAGAGAATATAGCAGAAATAATATCCAATTGGACCGGTATTCCTTTAAGACAGCTACGTACAGAAGAGATGGAGAAATTATTGAATTTAGAAGCGGTATTACACGAGCGAGTAGTAGGGCAGAATGAAGCTATAAAATCAGTTGCAAAAGCTATAAGAAGGGCACGAAGTGGATTAAAAGATCCAAGAAGGCCCACAGGCGTATTTATGTTTTTAGGACCAACTGGTGTTGGAAAAACTGAACTAGCAAAAACTTTGGCAGCTTATCTCTTTGGAAACGAAACGCACTTAGTGAGAATTGATATGAGTGAATACATGGAAAAATTCAGCGTCTCAAGACTTGTGGGTGCCCCTCCAGGATATGTCGGTTACGACGAAGGTGGGCAATTGACTGAAATTGTAAGAAGAAGGCCTTATTCAGTAATTTTACTGGACGAAATTGAAAAAGCACATGTAGATGTATTCAATATTCTGTTGCAAATAATGGATGAAGGAAGATTGACAGATTCTCAAGGAAGAACGGTTGACTTTAGAAACACAATAATTATTATGACCTCTAACCTTGGTTCTGAACAGATTAACAAAACTAAAAGAAACTTGGGTTTTGTGGAAGAAGGCACGGTAGAAAGCGAATACAAAGATATCAAACAGGAAGTAATGTCTGCCGTGAAGAAAGCGTTCAAACCTGAATTTATAAACAGATTAGATGATGTTATTGTATTTCACCCGCTTACGAAAAATCAACTTAAAGATATTATATCCATTCAACTAAGCGACCTGAAAAGTAGATTAGAAGAAAGAAATCTTGTATTATCTGTTAAAGAAAGCACTATTGATTTCTTACTGGAAAAAGGATATGATGCTGTTTTTGGAGCAAGACCGTTAAAGAGAGCCATACAAAGGTATATCGAAGATCCTTTGTCTGAAGAGTTATTAAAAGGAAAATATGAAGAGGGAGACAAAATATTAGTAACTCATCAAAAAGGTAAAGAAAATCTTTCTTTCAGAAGAAGTCCGAAAAGCAAAAAAACAATTGAAAAGAAAGTGGTCAATAGTTGA
- the radA gene encoding DNA repair protein RadA, with protein MRKSERHYVCSNCGYESDKWFAKCPMCNELESAVEYNTADITINTGNLKVPDIVFLDEELPPAKKIPTNFLEIDNVLNGGLVEGAVYLLSGDPGIGKSTFLAQIAKSIQAAEGFIFYVSGEESTEQVIQRFNRLEIKNKNIGLIFENNVDVILNAIEKSNMTPSVIFIDSVQTLKIDSIDSSPGSILQVRESTRKMVEYAKKKNIPIVLVGHVNKEGAIAGPKVLEHMVDCVLQMELEGGSGLRLLKVTKNRYGPTDEVVLFEITQKGLKPIDNINSFFLSDYSNESGNTLTIVKVGQKLLPIEIQALVSNPVYGSPRRVTSGIPLDRLLMIIAVLSKKLKLPLESKDIFVSSAGGLRINDSSMDVAIALSLISSIFDTPLSSSTIAFGEIGLDGRIRGIPLLEKRLELSQKIGFNNIVIPKNLSPRKNSILVAESVKDLIKLFKKGG; from the coding sequence TTGAGAAAATCTGAAAGACATTATGTATGTAGTAATTGTGGTTATGAATCGGATAAATGGTTCGCAAAATGTCCTATGTGTAATGAATTAGAGTCCGCGGTAGAATATAATACCGCGGATATTACTATTAATACTGGAAACCTTAAAGTTCCCGATATAGTCTTTCTTGATGAAGAGCTTCCTCCAGCAAAAAAAATCCCAACCAATTTTCTAGAAATTGATAATGTATTAAACGGTGGGCTGGTGGAAGGTGCTGTTTACTTGCTGAGTGGAGATCCTGGTATTGGAAAAAGCACCTTTTTGGCACAAATCGCAAAGTCTATCCAGGCAGCCGAAGGATTCATATTCTACGTTTCAGGTGAAGAGTCCACAGAACAAGTTATTCAAAGATTTAATCGGCTAGAAATAAAAAATAAAAATATAGGATTAATATTTGAAAATAATGTGGACGTTATACTTAATGCTATAGAAAAGTCTAACATGACACCTTCTGTTATTTTTATAGATTCTGTTCAGACCTTAAAAATAGACAGTATTGATTCTTCACCTGGTAGTATTCTCCAGGTTAGGGAAAGTACTAGAAAGATGGTGGAATACGCTAAGAAAAAGAATATTCCTATAGTCCTCGTGGGGCATGTAAACAAAGAAGGAGCTATTGCCGGTCCTAAGGTGTTAGAACATATGGTAGATTGTGTTCTTCAAATGGAATTGGAAGGCGGATCTGGACTAAGACTTTTGAAAGTAACCAAAAATCGTTATGGCCCTACAGACGAAGTTGTTTTATTTGAAATAACCCAAAAAGGTTTAAAACCAATTGATAATATAAATTCTTTTTTCTTGTCTGATTATTCAAATGAGTCAGGAAACACTTTAACCATAGTGAAAGTTGGTCAAAAATTGCTCCCTATAGAAATACAGGCTTTAGTAAGCAACCCGGTATATGGGTCCCCCAGAAGGGTTACTTCAGGTATTCCTTTAGATAGGCTTTTAATGATAATTGCAGTACTTTCCAAGAAATTGAAACTTCCTTTGGAAAGTAAAGATATATTTGTCAGCAGTGCAGGAGGACTAAGGATAAATGACAGTTCAATGGATGTTGCCATTGCTTTATCTTTAATCTCTTCTATATTCGATACTCCACTTTCTTCTTCGACAATAGCCTTTGGAGAAATAGGTTTAGATGGAAGAATAAGAGGTATTCCTCTTTTAGAAAAAAGATTGGAGCTTTCACAGAAAATTGGTTTTAATAATATAGTTATTCCAAAAAATCTTTCCCCTAGAAAAAATTCTATTTTAGTTGCAGAAAGTGTAAAAGATTTGATAAAATTGTTTAAAAAAGGGGGATGA
- the disA gene encoding DNA integrity scanning diadenylate cyclase DisA, whose amino-acid sequence MNEKLERIFELLAPGKPIRKGIDRIMEANLGALLFFCSQPEKHLKEGLIQLGFRLDADFLPEKIYELSKMDGAIVLNSDGTQILAANTQLNPDKNIPSSETGMRHKTAEKVSIQTGDLTVAVSKRRNIVSVYYNKMKYELLPENVLFARLNQEITIAQRYRQSFMNLLDYLNIEETRGNVSLSDVVEILSKGLLTIKIVQRAEKYLLELGEIAGSAKLEYEEILRTVPKYVGAVIMDYSSENLKYQRAEDATSIFKELDFNDLVDPFKIARTLGYIDVSSEDDLEETALTSRGYRILYSTKLPTSAVKKVVESFKNLQELMNATFEELTDISGIGKRRAEIILGTLNKKKREKEELEEETAQIISKEKK is encoded by the coding sequence TTGAACGAAAAATTAGAAAGAATTTTTGAATTGTTGGCTCCGGGGAAGCCTATTAGAAAAGGTATAGACAGAATAATGGAAGCAAACTTGGGAGCTTTGTTGTTTTTTTGTTCACAACCTGAAAAGCATCTTAAAGAAGGACTAATACAGTTGGGTTTTAGACTTGATGCAGATTTTTTACCGGAAAAAATTTATGAACTCTCAAAAATGGATGGAGCTATTGTTTTAAATAGTGATGGAACTCAAATTCTTGCAGCGAACACACAACTTAATCCCGATAAAAACATCCCTAGTTCGGAAACCGGCATGAGACACAAAACTGCTGAAAAAGTGTCTATTCAAACGGGAGATTTAACAGTTGCCGTTTCTAAAAGAAGAAATATTGTTTCAGTGTATTATAATAAAATGAAATACGAACTTCTTCCTGAAAATGTTTTATTCGCTCGATTAAATCAAGAAATTACCATTGCTCAAAGATACAGACAAAGCTTTATGAACCTTCTAGACTATCTGAACATCGAAGAGACAAGGGGAAATGTAAGTCTCTCTGACGTTGTTGAGATACTTTCCAAAGGTTTATTAACGATAAAAATTGTACAAAGAGCTGAAAAATATTTATTAGAATTGGGAGAAATCGCTGGAAGTGCAAAATTAGAATACGAAGAAATCTTAAGGACAGTTCCGAAGTATGTTGGCGCTGTTATAATGGATTACAGTTCAGAAAACTTAAAGTATCAACGAGCCGAAGATGCCACAAGCATATTCAAAGAATTAGACTTTAACGACTTAGTAGATCCCTTCAAAATAGCAAGAACTTTAGGTTATATTGATGTTTCATCTGAAGATGATTTGGAAGAAACAGCTTTAACATCACGAGGTTATAGAATCCTTTATTCTACTAAGTTACCAACTTCTGCGGTAAAAAAAGTTGTGGAGAGCTTTAAAAACCTTCAAGAGTTAATGAACGCCACATTTGAAGAATTAACAGATATAAGCGGGATCGGCAAAAGAAGAGCGGAAATAATCTTAGGAACGTTGAATAAAAAGAAAAGAGAAAAGGAGGAATTAGAAGAGGAAACTGCACAAATAATAAGTAAAGAAAAGAAGTAA
- the smpB gene encoding SsrA-binding protein SmpB, with product MTTLARNKKATHDYEIIETFESGISLLGTEVKSSKAGKINFKDSFCKIEKGELILYNVHISPYSGASIFNHDPERPRKLLLHKKEIRRLQSKVKQEGLTIIPLEFYVNKKGLIKVKIALAKGLKKYDKREKIAEKEYERRIRKQQKYENI from the coding sequence ATAACAACTCTGGCAAGAAACAAAAAAGCTACTCACGATTATGAAATAATAGAAACCTTCGAATCAGGGATTTCTTTATTGGGTACAGAAGTAAAATCCAGCAAAGCAGGAAAAATCAATTTCAAAGATAGTTTCTGTAAAATAGAAAAAGGTGAATTGATTTTATACAACGTTCACATCAGCCCTTATTCAGGGGCATCTATATTTAATCATGATCCAGAAAGACCAAGGAAACTTTTACTTCATAAAAAAGAAATAAGGCGTTTGCAATCTAAAGTTAAACAGGAAGGTTTGACGATAATTCCTCTCGAATTCTATGTTAACAAGAAAGGGCTAATAAAAGTTAAAATCGCTTTGGCTAAAGGGTTAAAAAAATACGATAAGCGTGAAAAGATTGCAGAAAAAGAGTATGAAAGGAGAATTAGAAAACAACAAAAATATGAAAATATCTGA
- a CDS encoding ABC transporter ATP-binding protein — protein sequence MKGELENNKNMKISEKVPQAISIRGLTKRFGKTVAVDNVDLKIKEGEIFGLIGPNGAGKSTIMKTISTLLNPSLGKVEILGKDLSKNKSSLRKVISLVSDYSVLENDLTPYENLKLFSLASNIEDSDKKINEFLHSFGLEKYKNKLTKNLSSGNKQKLNIARALLKSPKILLLDEPTNAIDVESSRFIRRYILNENIKNGTTIVITSHYLWEVEQLATSVGIIIDGKIVIKDNIENIYKRFDSIINIYELTFDEKDHEKILNYLKDLSDVLAIKPVSKEKLIIDSKNSSFTLDNFNVSIRKLRPTLEDIYSYIISTPNQP from the coding sequence ATGAAAGGAGAATTAGAAAACAACAAAAATATGAAAATATCTGAAAAAGTTCCACAAGCAATATCAATTAGGGGTTTAACAAAAAGGTTCGGGAAAACGGTTGCAGTTGATAATGTTGATTTAAAGATTAAAGAAGGAGAGATTTTTGGACTTATAGGTCCCAATGGTGCAGGCAAATCCACCATTATGAAGACTATTTCCACACTTTTAAACCCCTCACTAGGAAAGGTAGAAATACTTGGAAAAGATCTTTCGAAAAATAAGTCAAGCCTTAGAAAGGTGATCTCTTTAGTTTCTGATTATTCTGTATTGGAAAATGATTTAACTCCATATGAAAATCTGAAATTGTTTTCTTTAGCTTCAAATATAGAAGATAGTGATAAAAAAATTAACGAATTTTTACATAGTTTCGGCTTAGAAAAATATAAAAACAAATTAACCAAAAATCTCTCTTCTGGTAACAAACAGAAGTTGAATATTGCAAGGGCATTATTGAAATCCCCAAAGATACTTTTGTTGGATGAACCTACGAATGCCATAGATGTAGAATCCTCAAGGTTTATAAGGCGTTATATACTGAATGAAAACATCAAAAATGGAACTACAATAGTAATAACATCCCATTATCTGTGGGAAGTTGAACAATTAGCTACAAGTGTGGGAATAATTATAGATGGAAAAATTGTTATAAAAGATAATATAGAAAATATTTACAAAAGATTCGATTCGATAATTAACATTTACGAACTAACTTTTGATGAAAAAGACCATGAAAAAATATTAAACTATTTAAAAGATCTCTCTGATGTTTTAGCAATAAAACCCGTATCCAAAGAAAAATTAATCATTGATTCAAAAAATAGTTCATTTACATTGGATAATTTCAACGTCTCGATAAGAAAATTACGTCCAACTTTGGAAGACATATATTCTTATATAATATCCACCCCAAATCAACCATAG